The proteins below are encoded in one region of Sulfolobus islandicus Y.N.15.51:
- the hisA gene encoding 1-(5-phosphoribosyl)-5-((5-phosphoribosylamino)methylideneamino)imidazole-4-carboxamide isomerase — MSNIIPSIDISLGKAVKRIRGVKGTGLILGNPIELASKLYNEGYTRIHVVDLDAAEGVGNNEMYIKEISKIGFDWIQVGGGIRDIEKAKRLVSLDVNALIFSTIVFTNFNLFHDIVREIGSNRVMVSIDYDNTKRVLIRGWKEKSMEVIDGIKKVNELELLGIILTYISNEGTTKGIDYNVKDYARLIRGLKEYAGGVSSDADIEYLKNVGFDYIIVGMAFYLNKIRGINVG, encoded by the coding sequence AAAAGCAGTAAAAAGAATTAGAGGAGTTAAGGGAACGGGTCTAATTTTAGGCAATCCAATAGAACTAGCAAGCAAACTCTATAATGAAGGGTACACAAGAATACACGTAGTTGATTTGGATGCTGCGGAAGGAGTTGGCAATAATGAGATGTACATTAAGGAAATTTCCAAAATAGGATTTGATTGGATTCAAGTAGGTGGGGGTATAAGGGATATTGAAAAAGCTAAAAGATTAGTTTCGCTAGATGTTAACGCGTTAATCTTCTCCACAATAGTATTCACTAATTTTAACTTGTTTCATGATATTGTAAGGGAAATTGGAAGCAATAGAGTAATGGTGTCAATAGATTATGATAATACAAAGAGAGTTCTAATAAGGGGATGGAAAGAAAAATCAATGGAAGTTATAGATGGTATCAAGAAAGTAAATGAACTTGAATTATTAGGAATAATACTAACCTATATCAGTAATGAGGGCACAACGAAAGGAATAGATTACAACGTGAAGGATTATGCAAGACTGATACGGGGATTAAAAGAATACGCTGGGGGCGTTTCAAGTGACGCAGATATTGAGTACTTAAAAAACGTTGGGTTTGACTATATAATAGTTGGAATGGCTTTTTACCTAAACAAAATAAGGGGGATTAACGTTGGCTAG
- the hisBd gene encoding imidazoleglycerol-phosphate dehydratase, translating into MARNANITRETKETKIEVFLDIDRKGEIKVSTPVPFFNHMLITLLTYMNSTATVSATDKLPYDDHHIIEDVAITLGLAIKEALGDKRGIKRFSHQIIPMDEALVLVSLDISNRGMAFVSLNLKRSEIGGLATENIPHFFQSFAYNSGVTLHISQLSGYNTHHIIEASFKALGLALYEATRIVDNEIRSTKGVI; encoded by the coding sequence TTGGCTAGAAATGCTAATATTACAAGGGAAACAAAGGAGACTAAAATAGAGGTATTCTTAGATATAGATAGAAAAGGCGAAATTAAGGTATCCACTCCAGTTCCATTCTTTAACCATATGCTTATAACATTACTAACTTACATGAACTCTACTGCAACAGTATCTGCTACTGATAAGTTACCCTATGATGATCATCATATTATAGAAGATGTTGCAATAACGCTTGGATTAGCGATAAAGGAGGCATTAGGCGATAAGAGAGGTATAAAAAGATTCTCTCACCAAATTATACCAATGGATGAAGCGCTAGTTTTAGTTTCACTAGATATATCAAATAGGGGAATGGCTTTCGTAAGCCTTAATTTGAAGAGAAGTGAAATTGGTGGATTAGCTACGGAAAATATTCCACATTTCTTCCAATCCTTCGCTTACAATAGTGGAGTTACCTTACATATTTCTCAATTAAGTGGATATAATACACATCATATCATTGAGGCTAGTTTTAAGGCCTTAGGATTAGCACTATACGAGGCAACGAGAATAGTTGACAATGAAATAAGAAGCACGAAGGGGGTCATATGA
- the hisF gene encoding imidazole glycerol phosphate synthase subunit HisF, whose translation MTTKRIIACLDVKGANVVKGVNFLNLQFKGDPVSLASLYEEEGADEIVFLDITATIEARRALYSVIKDTASVLSIPLTVGGGIRTLDDVSMALSSGADKVSINTAAVENSQIVKKSAEEFGSQAVVVAIDAKKINGNWIVFIKSGTYNTGLDAIKWAKKVEELGAGEILLTSIDRDGTRLGYDLELTKKIVDSVNILVIASGGAGKMEHFYDVFSLAKADAALAAGIFHDGIIKIKDLKSYLSQKGIEVRI comes from the coding sequence ATGACGACGAAGAGAATAATAGCTTGTCTGGATGTAAAGGGCGCTAACGTAGTTAAAGGAGTAAATTTCCTTAATCTTCAATTTAAAGGAGATCCAGTCAGTCTAGCCAGTCTATATGAGGAGGAAGGTGCTGATGAGATAGTCTTCTTAGATATAACTGCAACCATAGAAGCCAGAAGAGCATTATATAGTGTAATCAAGGATACTGCGAGTGTATTGTCTATTCCCCTAACAGTTGGTGGTGGTATTAGAACGCTTGATGACGTGTCAATGGCGTTAAGTTCGGGAGCGGATAAGGTTAGTATAAATACTGCCGCAGTTGAAAATAGCCAAATAGTGAAAAAATCCGCGGAAGAGTTTGGTTCACAAGCAGTAGTAGTAGCCATAGACGCCAAGAAGATAAATGGAAATTGGATAGTCTTCATAAAATCCGGAACTTACAATACTGGACTTGATGCTATAAAGTGGGCTAAAAAAGTGGAAGAACTTGGTGCGGGTGAAATACTGCTTACTAGTATTGACAGAGATGGTACTAGACTTGGCTATGACTTAGAATTAACTAAGAAAATAGTAGATTCTGTTAACATACTTGTGATAGCTAGTGGAGGGGCTGGTAAAATGGAGCATTTTTACGATGTTTTTTCCCTCGCAAAAGCCGACGCAGCGTTAGCTGCTGGCATATTCCATGATGGGATAATTAAAATAAAAGACTTGAAGTCGTATTTAAGCCAGAAAGGCATTGAGGTGAGAATATGA
- the hisD gene encoding histidinol dehydrogenase has translation MISYSLPNERPNDFSRVIPVVRDIIESVKARGDNALYQLTEKLDKVKINNIKVSEEELKTQASKLDPKVKQAIDVAYEQLKAFHEMLVPPNIGGGYQGISFGVVWRSIEKIGIYVPSGKYSYPSTLLMAGIPAKVAKVKEIYVASPPNQEGSVNPALAYVAIKLGVNDVYKVGGAQAIAALAYGTESVRKVYKIVGPGNVYVQAAKFLVSNVVGIDGIEGPTELVIIADETAKAEHVVLDMKAQAEHGPDTYIVLLSNDDELLKKVEEKIMDDKKIYYIIKTKNIDEAIEIANKIAPEHLSLYVKDAYTLMDKIVNAGAISLGNTPPAIIDYVAGPNHILPTNGWARIRGGVTVYDFIKPTMYANVRDINKQLLEASISLANYEGFVIHGKSIGVRYE, from the coding sequence ATGATTTCCTATAGTTTACCAAATGAGAGACCTAACGATTTTAGCAGAGTGATTCCAGTAGTTAGAGATATTATTGAATCTGTTAAGGCTAGGGGAGATAACGCGTTATATCAGCTAACTGAAAAATTGGATAAGGTGAAGATAAATAACATCAAGGTAAGTGAAGAAGAATTAAAAACGCAAGCTTCTAAGTTAGATCCTAAAGTTAAGCAAGCTATAGATGTGGCTTATGAGCAATTAAAAGCATTTCACGAAATGCTAGTTCCTCCAAATATTGGAGGGGGTTATCAAGGAATATCATTTGGAGTAGTTTGGAGAAGTATAGAAAAGATTGGAATATATGTTCCTTCCGGTAAATATTCCTATCCATCAACCTTACTAATGGCTGGAATACCAGCAAAAGTAGCTAAGGTAAAGGAAATTTACGTAGCCTCTCCTCCTAATCAAGAAGGATCAGTAAATCCGGCTTTAGCTTATGTTGCAATTAAGCTAGGAGTAAATGACGTTTATAAGGTAGGTGGTGCACAAGCAATAGCTGCTTTAGCTTATGGTACTGAGAGTGTAAGGAAAGTTTACAAGATTGTAGGACCGGGTAATGTTTATGTCCAAGCTGCGAAGTTCCTAGTGAGTAACGTTGTCGGAATTGATGGAATTGAAGGACCAACTGAATTAGTAATAATAGCAGATGAGACTGCAAAGGCTGAACATGTTGTATTAGATATGAAGGCACAGGCTGAACATGGCCCTGATACGTATATAGTACTCTTATCTAATGATGACGAACTTCTAAAGAAGGTTGAAGAGAAAATAATGGATGATAAAAAAATATATTACATAATAAAAACTAAAAATATAGATGAGGCTATAGAAATTGCAAATAAAATTGCCCCAGAGCATCTATCCTTATATGTTAAAGACGCATATACCTTAATGGATAAAATAGTAAATGCAGGAGCAATAAGCCTAGGAAACACACCTCCAGCAATAATAGATTATGTAGCTGGTCCTAATCATATTTTACCTACTAATGGCTGGGCTAGAATTAGAGGAGGCGTTACTGTTTACGATTTTATAAAGCCAACAATGTACGCTAATGTCCGTGATATAAATAAACAATTACTTGAAGCATCTATTTCTTTAGCAAACTATGAAGGATTCGTAATTCATGGTAAAAGTATAGGTGTCCGATATGAGTAA
- the hisE gene encoding phosphoribosyl-ATP diphosphatase, protein MSNEIVDKLYKVILDRIEKRPTGSYTAEIVNKGKAYVARKVGEESVETIVASLAENKERFISEVADLIYHLLVLMALEGVTPDDIYRELERRRK, encoded by the coding sequence ATGAGTAATGAAATAGTAGATAAATTGTACAAAGTTATACTCGATAGGATAGAAAAGAGGCCAACTGGTAGTTATACTGCTGAAATTGTAAATAAGGGAAAGGCCTACGTAGCGAGGAAAGTTGGTGAGGAATCTGTAGAAACAATAGTAGCATCTTTAGCGGAGAATAAGGAGAGATTTATAAGTGAAGTTGCAGATTTAATTTATCATTTATTAGTGTTAATGGCATTAGAAGGCGTAACACCAGACGATATTTATAGAGAGTTAGAGAGGAGGAGAAAATGA
- the hisH gene encoding imidazole glycerol phosphate synthase subunit HisH, producing MKALVINYGVGNLYSISSALKRVGFEVIIDNKPRKDYDLIVFPGVGAFSAVAEFISQYKDLFNDLRRSGTSFLGVCLGMQIMFEKGTEGKESNGLGWFKGIVDKINANVKLPHIGWDLVFEVKDSCGLTYGLDKKYVYYVHSYIAYPTSEDYVYMKSQYGIEYPALVCEKNVVGTQFHPEKSSSTGKIFLENLKGWIKR from the coding sequence ATGAAAGCGTTAGTAATTAATTACGGAGTAGGGAATTTATATAGTATCTCGTCAGCTCTAAAAAGAGTAGGATTCGAAGTAATAATTGATAATAAACCAAGGAAAGATTACGATCTAATTGTATTTCCTGGTGTTGGAGCATTTTCAGCTGTAGCCGAATTTATCTCACAATATAAGGACCTATTCAATGATCTAAGAAGGAGTGGGACTAGCTTTTTAGGAGTTTGTCTAGGTATGCAGATAATGTTTGAAAAGGGAACTGAGGGAAAAGAGAGTAATGGATTGGGATGGTTCAAGGGTATAGTAGATAAGATAAATGCTAATGTGAAACTTCCTCACATAGGTTGGGATTTAGTATTTGAAGTAAAAGATTCTTGTGGATTAACTTATGGATTAGATAAGAAATATGTCTACTATGTTCATAGCTATATAGCATATCCTACTAGTGAAGATTATGTTTACATGAAAAGTCAGTATGGAATAGAATATCCTGCATTAGTGTGTGAAAAGAATGTTGTAGGAACGCAGTTTCACCCAGAGAAGAGTTCAAGTACTGGTAAAATATTTCTAGAGAATCTTAAGGGGTGGATTAAACGTTAA
- the hisI gene encoding phosphoribosyl-AMP cyclohydrolase, translated as MNEEEAQKITSLLNFRHEENTIIAVIQDYKSKEILMVGNMNKEALFKTLTTGYLHFWSLSKKKLWLKGETSGNFQIIEEFKVDCDADAVLFKVRSLGPICHTGSYTCFYRSYDELINSKS; from the coding sequence TTGAATGAAGAGGAAGCGCAGAAGATTACATCATTATTGAACTTTAGACATGAGGAAAATACAATAATTGCCGTAATTCAAGACTATAAAAGTAAGGAAATACTAATGGTGGGAAATATGAATAAGGAAGCGTTGTTCAAGACATTAACCACTGGCTATCTTCATTTTTGGTCTCTAAGTAAAAAGAAATTATGGTTAAAGGGGGAAACTAGTGGAAATTTTCAAATTATCGAAGAATTTAAAGTGGATTGTGATGCAGATGCTGTACTTTTTAAAGTAAGATCATTAGGACCTATTTGTCATACTGGTAGCTATACTTGTTTTTACAGAAGTTATGATGAGCTAATTAATAGTAAGAGTTAA
- a CDS encoding metal-sulfur cluster assembly factor: MSSQQQKVDREEWKKKIMEALKDVYDPEIPVDIVNLGLIYDLKINDEGDVYLKLGLTAPGCPVIDDLVYTVEQVIKESVPAKSVEVDIDLDTQWTPLKMTAEGREKFKQLYGYDIVEMWVQTYGLPADEQKS, from the coding sequence ATGAGTTCACAACAGCAAAAAGTAGACAGGGAAGAATGGAAGAAAAAAATAATGGAGGCATTAAAAGACGTTTATGATCCAGAAATTCCAGTTGATATAGTAAATTTAGGACTTATTTATGATCTGAAAATAAATGATGAGGGTGATGTTTACCTTAAATTAGGATTAACAGCACCTGGATGTCCAGTTATTGATGATTTAGTATATACTGTAGAGCAAGTAATAAAGGAAAGTGTACCAGCTAAGAGTGTAGAAGTTGACATAGATTTAGATACACAATGGACTCCATTAAAAATGACAGCTGAGGGTAGAGAGAAGTTTAAACAATTATATGGTTACGATATAGTTGAGATGTGGGTACAGACTTATGGATTACCAGCTGATGAACAGAAGTCATAA